A region from the Streptosporangium sp. NBC_01756 genome encodes:
- a CDS encoding ArsR/SmtB family transcription factor, translating into MSHRSTPQHAHPDDVPVLAALAALADPVRLQLVRELAVSEDWSRSCGTFDVPVGKPALSHHFAVLRSAGLIEQRDAGPRRVNRLRRAEFDRRFPGLLDLVLREE; encoded by the coding sequence TTGAGTCATCGGTCCACGCCACAGCACGCCCATCCCGACGACGTGCCCGTCCTCGCCGCGCTCGCCGCGCTCGCCGATCCGGTCCGGCTTCAGCTCGTCCGTGAACTGGCCGTCTCCGAGGACTGGTCGCGATCCTGCGGCACCTTCGATGTACCTGTGGGCAAGCCCGCACTCAGCCATCACTTTGCGGTGCTGCGCTCGGCCGGGCTCATCGAGCAACGCGACGCCGGCCCCAGGCGCGTCAACCGGCTCCGCCGGGCGGAGTTCGACCGGCGGTTTCCGGGACTGCTGGACCTGGTGTTGCGCGAGGAGTGA
- a CDS encoding nitroreductase/quinone reductase family protein: MPASFNQPIIEEFRANGGKVGGPFEGGDLLLLTTTGAKSGTEHTVPLGYVRDGDLLLVVASAAGAPRHPAWYHNLLAHPMVRVEIGTEVFEAIAVPAEGARRERLFEHVVRTAPGYADYQTRTTRTLPVVALERSGPEPGEGPREVANFADKLIEIHTWLRSQLRHVRAEADAHFAARAAHPGPGGPPEPGLGLQLRQHCLAFCESLKFHHTSEDAHVFPALADHHPHLRDALDRLRDEHRTVARIQDELLALLTGVGTADPWRFRTELDRMSEELRAHLDYEEESLLPVLAEIPWPPAPPGAERAEGSTG, translated from the coding sequence ATGCCCGCGTCATTCAATCAACCGATCATCGAGGAGTTTCGAGCCAACGGAGGAAAGGTCGGTGGCCCCTTCGAGGGCGGCGACCTCCTCCTGCTGACCACCACCGGTGCGAAGTCGGGGACGGAGCACACCGTCCCCCTCGGCTACGTCCGTGACGGCGACCTGTTGCTCGTCGTCGCGTCCGCCGCCGGCGCCCCCCGTCATCCCGCCTGGTACCACAATCTGCTCGCCCACCCCATGGTGCGGGTGGAGATCGGCACCGAGGTGTTCGAGGCGATCGCGGTCCCCGCCGAGGGCGCGCGGCGCGAGCGGCTGTTCGAGCACGTGGTGCGCACGGCGCCCGGATACGCCGACTACCAGACCCGCACCACCCGGACCCTGCCGGTCGTGGCGCTGGAGCGGTCCGGGCCCGAGCCGGGGGAGGGCCCCCGGGAGGTCGCCAATTTCGCCGACAAGCTCATAGAGATCCATACCTGGCTGCGCTCGCAGTTGCGGCATGTGCGTGCCGAGGCCGACGCCCACTTCGCCGCGCGGGCGGCCCACCCGGGCCCCGGCGGACCACCGGAACCGGGACTGGGACTGCAGCTCCGGCAGCACTGCCTGGCGTTCTGCGAGTCTCTGAAGTTCCACCACACCAGTGAGGACGCGCACGTCTTCCCCGCGCTCGCGGACCATCACCCGCACCTGCGCGACGCCCTCGACCGGCTCCGCGACGAACACCGGACGGTCGCACGTATCCAGGACGAGCTCCTCGCCCTGCTGACCGGCGTCGGCACCGCCGACCCCTGGCGGTTCCGTACCGAACTGGACCGGATGTCGGAGGAACTGCGGGCGCACCTCGACTACGAGGAAGAGTCGCTCCTCCCCGTCCTGGCCGAAATTCCGTGGCCCCCGGCCCCACCGGGGGCCGAAAGGGCCGAAGGCTCCACCGGCTGA
- a CDS encoding ferredoxin, translating to MKVTIEQDKCVASGQCVVAAADVFDQRDEDGIAVLLNPTPPAEQAADVRHAVAVCPALAIHIEE from the coding sequence ATGAAGGTGACCATCGAGCAGGACAAGTGCGTCGCTTCCGGACAGTGCGTGGTCGCTGCCGCGGACGTGTTCGACCAGCGCGACGAGGACGGCATCGCCGTCCTGCTCAACCCCACTCCGCCGGCGGAGCAGGCCGCCGACGTCCGACACGCCGTGGCGGTCTGCCCGGCGCTGGCCATCCACATCGAGGAGTGA
- a CDS encoding cytochrome P450, translating into MTGTLHPAGEYSAEIPGYPMARAAGCPFDPPPALRAKQEEGPLAKVRLWDGSTPWLVTRYAEQRALLADPRVSADVTQPGYPSPAPINGSSTISFILMDDPEHARLRRMVTAPFTIKRVRAMRPAVEKIVDELIDDMLAGPKPVDLVEAFALPMPSLVICELLGVPYSDHDFFQDNSKTIIKRDATPEQRATAFGHLAGYLDNLLGEKLTDPGDDMLSQLTERIKNGELSRQEAAQMGVLLLIAGHETTANMIALGTLALLEHPDQLALLRDTDDEKLVTSAVEELLRYLHITHNGRRRVALEDIEIAGQLIRAGDGMIMANDIGNRDPDVFPDPDRLDIQRDARHHVAFGFGVHQCLGQPLARLELQIVYSTLYRRIPTLRLATDLEKIPFKHDGSVYGVYELPVTW; encoded by the coding sequence ATGACCGGTACGTTGCATCCGGCGGGTGAGTACTCCGCTGAAATTCCGGGATATCCGATGGCCAGGGCTGCGGGCTGCCCGTTCGATCCGCCCCCGGCTCTGCGGGCCAAGCAGGAGGAGGGCCCGCTCGCCAAGGTCCGCCTGTGGGACGGCAGCACTCCGTGGCTGGTGACCCGTTATGCCGAACAGCGGGCGCTGCTGGCCGACCCGAGGGTCAGTGCCGACGTCACCCAGCCCGGCTACCCGAGCCCGGCCCCCATCAACGGCTCGTCGACAATCAGCTTCATCTTGATGGACGATCCCGAGCATGCCCGGCTGCGGCGGATGGTGACGGCGCCGTTCACCATCAAGCGGGTGAGGGCGATGCGGCCGGCCGTAGAGAAGATCGTCGACGAGCTGATCGACGACATGCTCGCCGGCCCGAAACCGGTTGATCTGGTCGAGGCGTTCGCCCTGCCGATGCCCTCCCTGGTGATCTGCGAGTTGCTCGGTGTGCCGTACTCCGACCACGACTTCTTCCAGGACAACAGCAAGACCATCATCAAGCGGGACGCGACGCCCGAGCAACGGGCGACCGCTTTCGGTCACCTGGCGGGCTACCTGGACAACCTGTTGGGCGAGAAACTCACCGACCCCGGTGACGACATGCTGTCCCAGCTGACCGAGCGGATCAAAAACGGGGAGCTGTCCCGGCAGGAGGCGGCCCAGATGGGGGTGCTGCTGCTGATCGCCGGGCACGAGACCACCGCGAACATGATCGCGCTCGGCACGCTCGCCCTGCTGGAGCACCCCGACCAGCTGGCTCTCCTCCGCGACACGGACGATGAGAAGCTGGTCACCTCGGCGGTGGAGGAGCTGCTGCGCTACCTGCACATCACGCACAACGGGCGGCGCAGGGTGGCACTGGAGGACATCGAGATCGCCGGACAGCTCATCCGCGCCGGCGACGGGATGATCATGGCCAACGACATCGGCAACCGCGACCCCGATGTCTTCCCCGACCCTGACCGGCTGGACATCCAGCGCGACGCCCGCCACCACGTGGCCTTCGGCTTCGGGGTGCACCAGTGCCTGGGCCAGCCGCTGGCCCGGCTGGAGCTGCAGATCGTCTACAGCACCCTCTACCGGCGCATCCCCACCCTGCGGCTGGCCACGGATCTGGAGAAGATCCCTTTCAAGCACGACGGGTCCGTCTACGGGGTCTACGAACTCCCCGTGACCTGGTGA
- a CDS encoding TetR/AcrR family transcriptional regulator gives MTAAGKAVRTERAERAGATRESILAAAERLFAEHGVFAVSNRQVSEAAGQGNNAAVGYHFGTKTDLVRAIVRKNAEQIERVRLQMLAEIGDSSNVRDWVACLVRPSAEHLAALGNPTWYARFGAQVMTDPALREIMVDESLTSPSLHQVLDGLNRCLPELPVEVRAERSDMARQLMVHMYAERERALAEGTFTPRSSWHDAATGLIDALVGLWLAPITPCS, from the coding sequence GTGACCGCGGCCGGCAAGGCCGTCCGGACCGAGCGGGCCGAACGGGCCGGGGCGACCCGGGAGTCGATCCTGGCGGCGGCGGAGCGGTTGTTCGCCGAGCACGGGGTGTTCGCCGTGTCCAACCGGCAGGTCAGCGAGGCCGCGGGACAGGGAAACAACGCTGCGGTCGGCTACCACTTCGGCACCAAGACCGATTTGGTGCGCGCCATCGTGCGCAAGAACGCCGAGCAGATCGAACGGGTGCGTTTGCAGATGCTGGCCGAGATCGGCGACAGCTCGAATGTGCGGGACTGGGTGGCCTGCCTGGTACGCCCGAGCGCCGAGCATCTGGCCGCTCTGGGGAACCCCACGTGGTATGCCCGGTTCGGTGCCCAGGTGATGACCGACCCCGCACTCCGCGAGATCATGGTCGACGAGTCTCTCACCTCGCCGTCGCTGCACCAGGTCCTCGACGGGCTGAACCGATGCCTCCCGGAACTGCCGGTCGAGGTGCGCGCAGAGCGCAGCGACATGGCCCGTCAGCTGATGGTGCACATGTACGCCGAGCGCGAGCGAGCTCTCGCCGAGGGCACCTTCACCCCCCGGTCCAGCTGGCACGACGCCGCAACCGGGTTGATCGACGCACTCGTCGGGCTGTGGCTGGCACCGATCACGCCCTGCTCGTGA
- a CDS encoding zinc-dependent alcohol dehydrogenase family protein produces MRATLIYGAGDVRVEDVPDPVLREPTDAVVRVLRSCICGSDLWPYGSMPATEQGERIGHEFLGVVEDVGSEVSGLKAGDVVVAPFVWSDNTCDFCAEGLQTSCRHGGLWAADGVDGGQGEAVRVPLAQGTLVKLPAGEDSALLPSLLTLSDVFPTGHHCAVSAGVGPRTSVTVIGDGAVGLSAVLAAKRLGAERILLMGRHTDRTDLGREFGATDVVAERGAEGIALVRELTGGDGTHTVLECVGTRQAIETAFAVARDGGVVSRVGAPQYEEVPMGFPEFMRNITLTGGVAPARAYIEELLPDVLDGTIEPGRVFDRTIGTEDVPDGYRAMADREALKVLIRP; encoded by the coding sequence ATGCGAGCAACCTTGATCTACGGGGCCGGTGACGTGCGCGTGGAGGACGTGCCCGACCCGGTGCTGCGGGAACCCACCGACGCGGTGGTGCGGGTGCTGCGCTCGTGCATCTGCGGCAGCGACCTGTGGCCGTACGGGTCGATGCCGGCCACCGAGCAGGGGGAGCGCATCGGCCACGAGTTCCTCGGCGTGGTGGAGGACGTCGGCTCGGAGGTGTCCGGGCTGAAGGCCGGTGATGTCGTGGTGGCGCCGTTCGTATGGTCGGACAACACCTGCGACTTCTGCGCCGAGGGCCTGCAGACGTCCTGCCGGCACGGCGGCCTGTGGGCCGCCGACGGCGTGGACGGCGGCCAGGGCGAGGCGGTGCGGGTGCCGCTGGCCCAGGGCACGCTGGTGAAGCTGCCCGCCGGCGAGGACTCCGCGCTGCTGCCGTCCCTGCTCACCCTGTCGGACGTATTCCCCACCGGCCACCACTGCGCGGTGTCGGCCGGGGTCGGGCCGCGCACATCGGTGACGGTGATCGGCGACGGCGCGGTCGGGCTGTCGGCGGTACTGGCCGCCAAGAGGCTCGGCGCCGAGCGGATCCTGCTGATGGGCAGGCACACCGACCGCACCGACCTGGGCCGCGAGTTCGGCGCCACCGACGTCGTCGCCGAGCGCGGCGCCGAGGGCATCGCACTGGTACGGGAGCTGACCGGCGGCGACGGCACCCACACCGTGCTGGAGTGCGTCGGAACCCGGCAGGCGATCGAGACGGCCTTCGCCGTGGCCCGTGACGGCGGTGTGGTCAGCCGGGTCGGCGCCCCTCAGTACGAGGAGGTGCCGATGGGCTTCCCGGAGTTCATGCGCAACATCACCCTCACCGGCGGCGTGGCCCCGGCCCGCGCCTACATCGAGGAACTGCTGCCCGACGTGCTCGACGGCACGATCGAGCCGGGCCGGGTCTTCGACCGCACCATCGGCACGGAGGATGTGCCGGACGGCTACCGCGCCATGGCCGACCGCGAGGCGCTGAAGGTGCTCATCCGCCCCTGA
- a CDS encoding GNAT family N-acetyltransferase, with translation MEKDTGHPTGHRTDVRQAVEDDVAELVRLRALLFETLGGDFFNPSSAGEDWRENLAAVLKEQLTADAVRIIVVDGDNGLAACGIGTVEQRLPGPHLRNGRIGHVIGVVTDPAYRRRGHSRAIMEGLLDWFREREVARVDLYASHAGEPLYRELGFVDHPDPSLYWRP, from the coding sequence ATGGAAAAGGACACCGGACACCCCACCGGACACCGCACCGATGTACGGCAGGCGGTGGAGGACGACGTCGCGGAACTCGTACGCCTGCGGGCGTTGTTGTTCGAGACCCTCGGCGGCGACTTCTTCAACCCCTCATCAGCAGGTGAGGACTGGCGGGAGAACCTTGCCGCGGTGCTGAAGGAACAGCTGACGGCGGATGCCGTACGAATCATCGTCGTGGACGGCGACAACGGCCTCGCCGCCTGTGGCATCGGCACCGTCGAGCAACGACTGCCCGGCCCGCACCTGCGCAACGGCCGGATCGGACATGTGATCGGCGTGGTAACCGATCCGGCGTACCGGCGGCGCGGCCACAGTCGCGCGATCATGGAAGGGCTGCTCGACTGGTTCCGGGAACGCGAGGTCGCCCGAGTGGACCTGTACGCCTCCCACGCCGGCGAACCGCTCTACCGGGAACTCGGCTTCGTCGACCACCCGGACCCCTCGCTGTACTGGCGTCCTTGA
- a CDS encoding CGNR zinc finger domain-containing protein, which produces MHLNPYGEDAVNLAADLANRRPASAEELADRCRAAGLVLEHPVTPQDLDRTHTVLEAWEKVVDAIDERERAELVNRMLAAAAAYPRLTEHAGDGWHLHYRDDRQPLGSVLFSLISVGTALHLAGRGMHRLRRCAVTECTMIFADTSRTGRQRYCSHRCANRDAVRRHRAVR; this is translated from the coding sequence ATGCATCTCAACCCTTACGGCGAGGATGCCGTGAACCTGGCCGCGGACCTGGCCAACCGGCGCCCGGCGAGCGCCGAGGAGCTCGCGGACCGCTGCCGCGCCGCCGGACTGGTGCTGGAGCACCCGGTCACCCCGCAGGACCTGGACCGTACCCACACCGTGCTGGAGGCGTGGGAGAAAGTCGTCGACGCCATCGACGAGCGTGAGCGCGCCGAGCTGGTCAACCGGATGCTGGCGGCGGCCGCCGCCTACCCGCGGCTGACGGAGCACGCCGGCGACGGCTGGCACCTGCACTACCGCGACGACCGGCAGCCGCTCGGCTCCGTGCTGTTCTCGCTGATCTCCGTCGGTACCGCGCTGCACCTGGCAGGGCGGGGCATGCACCGGCTGCGGCGATGCGCCGTGACCGAGTGCACCATGATCTTCGCCGACACCTCTCGCACCGGGCGGCAGCGCTACTGCTCCCATCGGTGCGCCAACCGTGACGCGGTACGCCGGCACCGCGCGGTCAGGTGA
- a CDS encoding cytochrome P450: MSDTSQQAPHYPFPVPGALEPPQEWAQLREGCPVAPIRLASGDEALLLTRYADVKQLLSDPRFTHHLVADDAANITANESGGVFGGDGTSVKGDAHREWRKLIGKAFTAKRVLAMQPRIEAMAEHLVDEMIKQGPTADLAAGLGFPLPVQVICELLGVPDSDRDKFSYWSDTLLSLTKFTQDEIDAAQAEFAEYMRAHVAAKRAEPGDDLISELISLIGALDGRVTEEVTLMTAKGLLVAGHETTANMIGKMVAMLLSDRTRWEQLVADPALIRPAVEECLRYDANFGFGIPRYISEEVEIADTTLPKGTTVVCSLSAANRDEHEFEHAADMDLTRSPNPHLIFGAGPYACLGQSLARTELQTVLKVLLDRLPTLELAVPSDALKRREGLIVGGLQQVPVKW; this comes from the coding sequence GTGAGCGACACCAGTCAGCAGGCACCGCACTACCCCTTCCCGGTCCCCGGCGCCCTGGAGCCGCCCCAGGAGTGGGCGCAGCTGCGTGAGGGCTGCCCCGTGGCGCCGATCCGGTTGGCCAGCGGGGATGAGGCGTTGCTGCTCACCCGCTACGCCGATGTGAAGCAGTTGCTGTCGGACCCCCGCTTCACCCACCATCTCGTCGCCGACGACGCTGCCAACATCACCGCGAACGAGTCCGGTGGCGTGTTCGGCGGCGATGGCACCAGCGTGAAGGGCGACGCCCACCGTGAGTGGCGCAAGCTGATCGGCAAGGCGTTCACCGCCAAGCGCGTCTTGGCCATGCAGCCCAGGATCGAGGCGATGGCCGAGCACCTGGTCGACGAGATGATCAAGCAGGGCCCGACCGCCGACCTGGCTGCCGGCCTCGGCTTCCCGCTGCCGGTCCAGGTGATCTGCGAGCTGCTCGGGGTGCCGGACTCCGACCGCGACAAGTTCTCCTACTGGTCCGACACCCTGCTCAGCCTGACCAAGTTCACCCAGGACGAGATCGACGCCGCCCAGGCCGAGTTCGCCGAGTACATGCGCGCCCACGTCGCGGCCAAGCGCGCCGAGCCGGGCGATGACCTGATCAGCGAGCTGATCTCGCTCATCGGCGCGCTCGACGGCCGGGTCACCGAAGAGGTCACGCTGATGACGGCCAAGGGCCTGCTGGTCGCCGGGCACGAGACCACCGCCAACATGATCGGCAAGATGGTGGCGATGCTGCTGTCCGACCGCACCCGATGGGAGCAGCTCGTCGCCGACCCCGCGCTGATCCGCCCGGCGGTGGAGGAGTGCCTGCGCTACGACGCCAACTTCGGCTTCGGCATCCCCCGCTACATCAGTGAAGAGGTGGAGATCGCCGACACCACCCTCCCGAAGGGCACCACCGTGGTGTGCAGCCTGTCGGCCGCCAACCGCGACGAGCACGAGTTCGAGCACGCCGCCGACATGGACCTGACCCGCTCCCCCAACCCGCACCTGATCTTCGGCGCCGGGCCGTACGCCTGCCTGGGCCAGTCGCTGGCCCGCACCGAACTGCAGACCGTACTCAAGGTGCTGCTCGACCGCCTGCCCACGCTGGAACTCGCCGTACCCTCCGACGCTCTCAAGCGCCGTGAAGGGCTCATCGTCGGCGGCCTGCAGCAGGTCCCGGTGAAGTGGTGA
- a CDS encoding helix-turn-helix domain-containing protein: MPDVRRTNRGPSVAAANRAALIAAAREVFATTGYDAPLSTVARAAGVGQGSLYRHFPDRVSLALAVFENGVADLEALAAEPGATLDDVLALITEQTIASTAFIDMVSGIPADARVIAIRERVAGLLAGLLSEARSAGRVRQDLTTEDLVLAVGMLAGVLAKRSALARRVAAAQVWALLRKGMDA, translated from the coding sequence ATGCCTGATGTGCGTCGGACGAACAGAGGACCCAGTGTCGCGGCGGCGAACCGGGCGGCGCTGATCGCGGCGGCCCGCGAGGTGTTCGCCACCACCGGGTACGACGCGCCGCTCAGCACGGTCGCCCGCGCGGCCGGAGTCGGCCAGGGCAGCCTCTACCGGCACTTCCCCGATCGCGTCAGCCTCGCCTTGGCCGTGTTCGAGAACGGCGTCGCCGACCTGGAGGCGCTGGCCGCCGAACCCGGCGCCACGCTCGACGACGTGCTGGCTCTCATCACCGAGCAGACCATCGCCTCGACCGCGTTCATCGACATGGTGAGCGGGATCCCGGCTGACGCCCGCGTCATCGCGATACGCGAGCGCGTGGCCGGTCTGCTGGCGGGCCTGCTTTCCGAGGCGCGGAGCGCCGGGCGTGTCCGCCAGGACCTCACCACCGAGGACCTGGTCCTGGCCGTCGGCATGCTCGCCGGGGTCCTGGCCAAAAGGTCGGCGCTCGCCCGGCGGGTGGCCGCCGCACAGGTGTGGGCGCTGCTCCGCAAAGGGATGGACGCCTGA
- a CDS encoding shikimate dehydrogenase: MASYLTGLIGSGIGPSLSPPLHEREAAYHGLRYVYRLLDTDRLGHEVGELIRTARRFGYDGLNITHPCKQAVIPHLDELSADARMLGAVNTVVFDGKRAIGYNTDWTGFAESFARGLPDAPTQRIVQLGAGGAGAAISHALLTMGADHVTVIDADPARATALAARLNDRFGPERARPATQEDLPGLLAHADGLAHATPTGMAFHPGMPLPADLLHPGLWVADIVYRPLETELLKQARALGCRTLDGGGMVVFQAAHAFHLFTGRTPDTERMLTHLTDLVTS; encoded by the coding sequence ATGGCCTCGTATCTGACCGGGTTGATCGGCTCGGGCATCGGCCCCTCGCTCAGCCCTCCGCTGCACGAGCGCGAGGCCGCCTACCACGGGCTGCGTTACGTCTACCGGCTGCTCGACACCGACCGCCTGGGGCACGAGGTGGGGGAGCTGATCCGTACGGCCCGCCGGTTCGGCTACGACGGACTCAACATCACCCACCCGTGCAAGCAGGCCGTCATCCCCCACCTGGACGAACTGTCGGCGGACGCCCGCATGCTGGGCGCCGTCAACACGGTCGTCTTCGACGGCAAGCGGGCCATCGGCTACAACACCGACTGGACGGGCTTCGCCGAGTCGTTCGCCCGCGGCCTGCCGGACGCGCCCACGCAGCGCATCGTCCAGCTCGGCGCGGGCGGCGCGGGCGCGGCGATCTCGCACGCACTGCTCACCATGGGCGCCGACCACGTCACCGTCATAGACGCCGACCCCGCGCGGGCGACGGCGCTGGCCGCCCGGCTGAACGACCGCTTCGGGCCCGAACGGGCCCGCCCCGCTACCCAGGAGGACCTGCCCGGGCTGCTCGCCCACGCCGATGGCCTGGCGCACGCCACACCCACCGGCATGGCATTCCATCCCGGGATGCCGTTGCCGGCCGACCTGCTCCACCCCGGCCTGTGGGTGGCCGACATCGTCTACCGGCCGCTGGAGACCGAGCTGCTCAAGCAGGCGCGCGCCCTGGGCTGCCGGACACTCGACGGCGGGGGCATGGTCGTCTTCCAGGCCGCCCACGCCTTCCACCTGTTCACCGGCCGCACCCCGGACACCGAGCGGATGCTCACCCACCTGACCGACCTGGTCACCTCCTGA
- a CDS encoding bifunctional sugar phosphate isomerase/epimerase/4-hydroxyphenylpyruvate dioxygenase family protein: MRTSIATVSVSGTLTEKLTAIAAAGFDGVEIFENDLLVCPHPPEEIRARAADLGLGIDLYQPFRDFEAVPAPVLAANLERAERKFRVMERLGADLLLVCSNVSPAAIDDDGLAAEQLRRLTERAAEHGIRIAYEALAWGRHVNEYLHAWRIVRMADHPDLGTCLDSFHILSRGSDPIGIEAIPSEKIFFLQLADAPLLAMDVLQWSRHYRCFPGQGTLDLAGLVRHVLNAGYTGPLSLEVFNDHFRQADTARTARDGMRSLIALEQTLHGAVHPAVPTGFAFAELAGTDSLGGVLSALGFAPTGSHAGKPVELWTQGEARLLLNATGADPALIAIGLESPDPAGAVEHAETLLSPVLPRERAPQDAPLDAIAAPDGTEIFFCDTTWLGDFGAVQTVPGQITHIDHVALTQPWHHLDEAALFYRSVLGLHPQESLELPDPYGLLRSKAMSTMPASGAAAGAAEQVRMVLNIAQVGAGDTPWQHVALASDDLPAIARRLRAEHPELLLPIPGNYYDDLEARHDVDPELRRLGVLYDRDEYGEFLHLYTVTVGRVFFEIVQRIGGYQGYGAVNAPIRLAVQHAGHPKMSE, translated from the coding sequence ATGCGCACGTCCATCGCCACCGTCTCCGTCAGCGGAACCCTCACCGAGAAGCTCACCGCGATCGCCGCCGCCGGGTTCGACGGCGTGGAGATCTTCGAGAACGACCTGCTCGTCTGTCCGCACCCACCCGAGGAGATTCGCGCCCGCGCCGCCGACCTCGGCCTCGGCATCGACCTCTACCAGCCGTTCCGCGACTTCGAGGCCGTGCCCGCCCCCGTGCTGGCGGCGAACCTGGAGCGGGCCGAGCGCAAGTTCCGGGTGATGGAACGCCTCGGCGCGGACCTGCTGCTGGTCTGCTCGAACGTCTCGCCCGCCGCGATCGACGACGACGGTCTCGCCGCCGAGCAGCTGCGGCGACTCACCGAGCGGGCCGCCGAACACGGCATCCGTATCGCCTACGAGGCCCTCGCCTGGGGGCGGCACGTCAACGAGTACCTGCACGCCTGGCGGATCGTCCGCATGGCCGACCACCCCGACCTGGGCACCTGCCTGGACAGCTTCCACATCCTGTCGCGCGGCTCCGATCCGATCGGCATCGAGGCCATCCCCAGCGAGAAGATCTTCTTTCTACAGCTCGCCGACGCGCCGCTGCTGGCCATGGACGTGCTGCAGTGGAGCCGCCACTACCGCTGCTTCCCCGGCCAGGGCACCTTGGACCTCGCCGGCCTGGTCCGCCACGTACTGAACGCCGGATACACCGGACCGTTGTCGCTGGAGGTGTTCAACGACCACTTCCGCCAGGCCGACACCGCCCGCACCGCCCGCGACGGCATGCGCTCGCTCATCGCCCTGGAACAGACCCTGCACGGCGCCGTGCATCCCGCCGTACCCACCGGCTTCGCCTTCGCCGAACTCGCCGGCACCGACTCCCTGGGCGGTGTGCTGAGCGCGCTCGGCTTCGCCCCCACCGGCTCCCACGCCGGCAAACCGGTCGAGCTGTGGACCCAGGGCGAGGCCCGGCTGCTGCTCAACGCCACCGGAGCCGACCCCGCTCTGATCGCCATCGGCCTGGAAAGTCCCGACCCCGCAGGAGCGGTCGAACACGCCGAGACGCTGCTCTCACCCGTGCTTCCACGCGAACGTGCCCCGCAGGACGCCCCGCTAGATGCGATCGCCGCCCCGGACGGCACCGAGATCTTCTTCTGCGACACCACCTGGCTCGGCGACTTCGGCGCCGTCCAGACCGTCCCCGGGCAGATCACCCACATCGACCACGTGGCCCTCACCCAGCCCTGGCACCACCTCGACGAGGCCGCGCTGTTCTACCGCAGCGTGCTGGGCCTGCACCCACAAGAAAGCCTGGAACTGCCCGACCCCTACGGCCTGCTGCGCAGCAAGGCGATGTCCACGATGCCGGCGTCCGGCGCAGCGGCCGGTGCCGCCGAACAGGTGCGGATGGTGCTCAACATCGCCCAGGTCGGTGCGGGCGACACCCCGTGGCAGCACGTCGCCCTGGCCAGTGATGACCTGCCGGCCATTGCCCGCAGGCTGCGCGCGGAGCATCCGGAACTGCTGCTGCCCATCCCGGGCAACTACTACGACGACCTGGAGGCCCGCCATGACGTCGACCCCGAGCTGCGCCGGCTGGGCGTGCTGTACGACCGGGACGAATACGGCGAGTTCCTGCACCTGTACACCGTCACCGTGGGACGCGTCTTCTTCGAGATCGTTCAGCGCATCGGCGGCTATCAGGGCTACGGCGCCGTCAACGCCCCGATCCGGCTCGCCGTACAGCATGCGGGCCATCCTAAGATGAGCGAATGA
- a CDS encoding TetR family transcriptional regulator has product MTSQPATAERRRDADRTRAEILKVAQHEFARHGYTGARVDEIAARMRTTKRMIYYYYGSKERLYIAVLEKAYAEVRAAERTVDVEHLAPVEAIRTLAELTFDHHDAHRDFIQLVAIENVHRAEHIRKSPVLAGLGTPVLDLIERILDAGQESGDFVTEADAVDVHMMISSFCFFRVANQHTFGALFGRDMTAPEHRARLRRMVGEMVVGYLRGEGHSAPTATT; this is encoded by the coding sequence ATGACCTCGCAGCCCGCCACCGCCGAACGCCGGCGGGACGCTGACCGCACCAGGGCGGAGATCCTCAAGGTCGCCCAGCACGAATTCGCGCGCCACGGCTACACCGGCGCGCGGGTCGACGAGATCGCCGCCCGTATGCGCACCACCAAGCGCATGATCTACTACTACTACGGCAGCAAGGAACGGCTCTACATCGCCGTGCTGGAGAAGGCGTACGCCGAGGTCCGTGCGGCCGAGCGCACGGTCGACGTCGAGCATCTGGCCCCGGTCGAGGCCATCCGCACGCTGGCCGAGCTGACCTTCGACCACCACGACGCGCACCGCGACTTCATCCAGCTCGTCGCCATCGAGAACGTCCACCGGGCCGAGCACATCCGCAAGTCACCGGTGCTGGCCGGTCTCGGCACCCCCGTGCTCGACCTCATCGAACGCATCCTCGACGCGGGCCAGGAGTCCGGCGACTTCGTCACCGAGGCCGACGCCGTCGACGTGCACATGATGATCAGCTCGTTCTGCTTCTTCCGGGTGGCCAACCAGCACACGTTCGGCGCGCTGTTCGGCCGCGACATGACCGCGCCCGAGCACCGGGCCAGGCTGCGCCGGATGGTCGGCGAGATGGTCGTCGGCTACTTACGCGGGGAAGGACACTCAGCGCCGACCGCCACGACGTGA